The Gemmatimonadales bacterium genome has a segment encoding these proteins:
- the rpmJ gene encoding 50S ribosomal protein L36, producing the protein MKVRTSVKPICEHCRVIKRRGVIRVICKRSPKHKQRQG; encoded by the coding sequence TTGAAGGTTCGGACCAGCGTCAAGCCGATCTGTGAGCACTGCAGGGTCATCAAGCGCCGCGGCGTGATCCGGGTGATCTGCAAGCGTTCTCCCAAGCACAAGCAGCGGCAGGGTTAG
- the rpsM gene encoding 30S ribosomal protein S13, with product MARIAGVDLPRDKRVEVGLTAIFGVGRSTATTILERTGINPATRVRDLSDAEVSRLRQVIERDHKVEGALRTEVAMNIKRLMDIGCYRGIRHRRGLPVRGQRTRTNARTKKGPRRTIAGKKKAILKK from the coding sequence GTGGCACGCATAGCGGGCGTGGATCTTCCGCGCGACAAGCGCGTCGAGGTCGGCCTGACGGCGATCTTCGGCGTGGGGCGCTCGACGGCGACGACGATTCTCGAGCGGACGGGCATCAATCCGGCCACGCGGGTGCGGGACCTGAGCGACGCCGAGGTGTCGCGGCTGCGGCAGGTGATCGAGCGCGATCACAAGGTCGAGGGCGCGCTGCGGACCGAAGTGGCGATGAACATCAAGCGGCTGATGGACATCGGCTGCTACCGCGGGATCCGCCACCGGCGCGGCCTGCCGGTGCGCGGGCAGCGGACCCGCACCAACGCGCGGACCAAGAAGGGGCCGCGCCGGACCATCGCCGGGAAGAAGAAAGCGATCCTCAAGAAATAG
- the rpsK gene encoding 30S ribosomal protein S11 codes for MADQEQPKPTPASDAAPAAPAPEGAAPEGAAAEGAPKKAARKAKKVVESEGVVHIMATFNNTIVTVADLNGNVVAWSTAGKSGFKGSKKSTPFAATVAAEQAGREAFNMGVRRVHVRVQGPGAGRESAIQALANAGLVVKSIRDVTPIPHNGCRPPKKRRV; via the coding sequence ATGGCCGACCAGGAACAGCCGAAACCGACCCCGGCGTCCGACGCGGCGCCCGCGGCTCCCGCCCCCGAAGGAGCGGCGCCGGAAGGCGCGGCGGCCGAGGGCGCGCCCAAGAAGGCCGCGCGGAAGGCCAAGAAGGTGGTGGAGTCCGAGGGCGTGGTGCACATCATGGCCACGTTCAACAACACCATCGTGACGGTCGCCGACCTCAACGGCAACGTGGTGGCCTGGAGCACGGCCGGGAAGTCCGGGTTCAAGGGCTCGAAGAAGTCCACGCCGTTCGCCGCGACGGTCGCGGCGGAGCAGGCGGGCCGCGAGGCGTTCAACATGGGCGTGCGGCGGGTGCACGTCCGGGTGCAGGGCCCCGGCGCGGGTCGTGAGTCCGCGATCCAGGCGCTGGCCAACGCGGGGCTCGTGGTCAAGTCCATCCGGGACGTGACGCCGATCCCGCACAACGGCTGCCG